One genomic segment of Candidatus Latescibacterota bacterium includes these proteins:
- a CDS encoding class I SAM-dependent methyltransferase yields MSADGHAATELHHPRARIKIAPLPDGRRRITVTATDPALHVQGSPCTTSYPDALIELLLAHKGPGYVCDEIARDEDPLYASVNVDVGVFGFVPPEDFAGRTLLDFGCGSGSSTMILGRRLPDTRIVGIDLEAEHLRVAEARARHYGFGNVSFHVSPSGDRLPDGLGEVDYITLNAVFEHLLPDERRPLMEQLWRRLRPGGVLFIQETPNRLCPIEMHSTGIPLLNYVPDGLAHRITRRYSSRFPADVSWPELLRRGIRGGTVRGILRLLPREAGSPAVVKPILPGIAGQADLWHRCAVLRNGASPKRSAVRLAFKLAHAVTRHDFTPEIILAIRKDAG; encoded by the coding sequence ATGTCCGCCGATGGCCACGCAGCGACAGAACTACACCATCCCCGGGCCAGGATCAAGATCGCCCCCTTGCCGGACGGCCGGCGGCGGATCACGGTCACGGCGACGGACCCCGCGCTCCACGTCCAGGGCAGCCCCTGCACGACGTCCTACCCCGACGCCCTGATCGAGCTGCTGCTCGCGCACAAGGGCCCCGGCTACGTCTGCGACGAGATCGCGCGGGACGAGGACCCCCTCTACGCCAGCGTCAACGTGGACGTGGGCGTCTTCGGCTTCGTGCCCCCCGAGGACTTCGCCGGGCGAACGCTGCTCGACTTCGGCTGCGGCTCCGGGTCGTCCACCATGATCCTCGGCCGCAGGCTGCCCGACACGCGGATCGTGGGGATCGACCTGGAGGCGGAGCACCTCCGGGTCGCCGAGGCGCGGGCGCGGCACTACGGGTTCGGGAACGTCAGCTTCCACGTTTCGCCGTCGGGCGATCGCCTGCCCGACGGCCTGGGCGAGGTGGATTACATCACGCTGAACGCCGTCTTCGAGCACCTGCTGCCCGACGAGCGGCGTCCGCTCATGGAGCAGCTCTGGCGACGGCTGCGGCCCGGGGGCGTCCTGTTCATCCAGGAGACGCCCAACCGGCTCTGCCCCATCGAGATGCACAGCACGGGCATCCCGCTGCTCAACTACGTGCCCGACGGACTGGCCCACCGCATCACGCGGCGCTACTCGTCGCGCTTTCCGGCGGACGTCAGCTGGCCCGAGCTGCTGCGCCGCGGCATCCGGGGCGGTACGGTGCGGGGCATCCTGCGCCTGCTGCCGCGCGAGGCGGGCAGCCCGGCGGTGGTGAAGCCCATCTTGCCGGGGATCGCGGGACAGGCGGATCTGTGGCATCGCTGCGCGGTGCTGCGCAACGGCGCCAGCCCCAAGCGCAGCGCGGTGCGGCTGGCCTTCAAGCTCGCGCACGCCGTGACGCGCCACGACTTCACGCCGGAGATCATCCTGGCGATCCGCAAGGACGCCGGCTAG
- a CDS encoding sugar phosphate isomerase/epimerase, giving the protein MERVFASLPLVLYRRYEAELEGLPCGLELLMDHEALDPSFAAQRDAIADALAARSVGCRFHAPFRDLTPAGHDPEAVGLARRRHTAALAVAPRFGVTGVSAHPGWDPGLYGTEHERGVWLERATAFWAGLGPAAAAAGVTVALENIFDRDAWALRSLLAALPAAQFGWLLDLGHWHAYSYDGLMPWLEALGERLVAVHVHDNGGRTDDHRALGAGSLPGDEALAALRSLRRPLDWVLENRSVPDLETSIRYLADRSGIAELEAAGARLEKRGARGGRS; this is encoded by the coding sequence GTGGAGCGAGTCTTTGCCAGCCTTCCGCTCGTCCTCTACCGCCGCTACGAGGCGGAGCTGGAAGGGCTGCCCTGCGGTCTCGAGCTGCTGATGGACCACGAGGCCCTGGATCCGTCCTTCGCGGCCCAGCGCGACGCCATCGCCGACGCCCTCGCGGCCCGGAGCGTCGGCTGCCGCTTCCACGCGCCCTTTCGCGACCTCACGCCGGCCGGCCACGACCCCGAGGCGGTGGGCCTGGCGCGGCGACGTCACACGGCCGCCCTGGCCGTGGCGCCGCGCTTCGGGGTGACGGGCGTCTCCGCCCACCCCGGCTGGGACCCCGGCCTCTACGGCACCGAGCACGAGCGGGGCGTCTGGCTCGAGCGGGCGACGGCCTTCTGGGCAGGGCTCGGCCCGGCCGCCGCGGCGGCCGGGGTGACGGTGGCGCTGGAGAACATCTTCGACCGCGACGCCTGGGCCCTGCGCTCGCTGCTGGCCGCGCTGCCCGCCGCGCAGTTCGGCTGGCTGCTTGACCTCGGCCACTGGCACGCCTACAGCTACGACGGCCTCATGCCCTGGCTGGAGGCGCTGGGGGAGCGGCTGGTGGCGGTGCACGTCCACGACAACGGCGGCCGCACGGACGACCACCGCGCCCTGGGCGCAGGCTCCCTGCCCGGCGACGAGGCCCTGGCGGCCCTGCGCAGCCTCCGGCGGCCCCTGGACTGGGTGCTGGAGAACCGTAGCGTGCCCGATCTGGAGACGAGCATCCGCTATCTCGCCGACAGGAGTGGTATCGCTGAACTGGAGGCGGCGGGGGCTCGATTGGAAAAGCGCGGCGCCCGCGGCGGGCGCTCTTGA
- the rplM gene encoding 50S ribosomal protein L13: MKTHVAKAGQVEERWYIVDAEGQTLGRLASRVATVIRGKHRPDFTPHVDMGDHVIVVNAEKIHVTGNKRGDKVYTRYTGYQSGLRRTRLENLLSDKPTEVISHAVRGMLPKNRLGRKLCRKLRVYVGPGHPHAAQQPQTLEI, from the coding sequence ATGAAGACCCACGTCGCGAAGGCGGGGCAGGTCGAGGAGCGCTGGTACATCGTGGATGCGGAGGGGCAGACCCTGGGTCGGCTCGCCAGTCGCGTCGCGACGGTCATCCGCGGCAAGCACCGCCCCGACTTCACGCCCCACGTGGACATGGGCGATCACGTGATCGTCGTGAACGCCGAGAAGATCCACGTGACGGGCAACAAGCGCGGAGACAAGGTCTACACGCGCTACACGGGCTACCAGAGCGGTCTGCGGCGCACGCGCCTGGAGAACCTGCTCTCGGACAAGCCCACCGAGGTCATCTCCCACGCGGTGCGCGGCATGCTGCCCAAGAACCGCCTGGGCAGAAAGCTCTGCCGCAAGCTGCGGGTCTACGTGGGCCCGGGGCATCCGCATGCGGCGCAGCAACCCCAAACGCTTGAAATCTGA
- the rpsI gene encoding 30S ribosomal protein S9 yields the protein MADTYSATGRRKESVARVRVMAPGTGKQTVNGRPLDAYFGRRNLIIEVRQPLEYVDMMDSVDVHATVAGGGIAGQAGAVRLGIARALLEKDEDLKKTLRGTGCLTRDPRMKERKKYGQPGARKRFQFSKR from the coding sequence ATGGCTGATACCTACAGCGCGACCGGCCGCCGCAAGGAATCCGTGGCCCGCGTGCGCGTGATGGCTCCGGGCACGGGCAAGCAGACCGTCAACGGTCGGCCCCTGGACGCCTACTTCGGCCGCCGCAACCTCATCATCGAGGTGCGTCAGCCGCTGGAGTACGTGGACATGATGGATTCCGTGGACGTCCACGCCACCGTCGCCGGCGGCGGCATCGCCGGGCAGGCGGGCGCGGTGCGCCTGGGCATCGCCCGTGCGCTGCTGGAGAAGGACGAGGATCTGAAGAAGACGCTCCGCGGCACCGGCTGCCTCACCCGCGATCCGCGGATGAAGGAGCGCAAGAAGTACGGGCAGCCCGGCGCCCGCAAGCGTTTCCAGTTCTCGAAGCGCTAG
- the rpsB gene encoding 30S ribosomal protein S2: MSYTITIKDMLEAGVHFGHQTRRWNPKMKSFIFAEKNGIYIVDLQQTHRLAANAYEKVRQVAATGAPVLFVGPKKQAQETIREEAQRCGQFYVVERWLGGLLTNFSTVRKSLDKLGDIEKMKTDGRIEQFSKKERMQLEKTRDRLERMLGGIRGMEKTPGLIFVVDTAQSEIAIKEANKLRVPVVAMVDTNCDPDHVDYPIPGNDDAIRSIKLFAHMVAEAVIEGGAQFKAKERESKAMAEKAKAEQASDKAAAERPRRSADKPAAARPAEAREPEAPAPAPAGDTELDA; encoded by the coding sequence GTGAGCTACACGATCACCATCAAGGACATGCTGGAGGCAGGGGTCCACTTCGGGCACCAGACCCGTCGCTGGAACCCCAAGATGAAGTCGTTCATCTTTGCGGAGAAGAACGGCATCTACATCGTCGACCTGCAGCAGACCCATCGCCTCGCCGCCAACGCCTACGAGAAGGTGCGCCAGGTGGCCGCCACCGGCGCCCCCGTGCTCTTCGTCGGCCCCAAGAAGCAGGCCCAGGAGACCATCCGCGAGGAAGCCCAGCGCTGCGGGCAGTTCTACGTGGTGGAGCGCTGGCTCGGCGGACTGCTCACGAACTTCAGCACCGTGCGCAAGAGCCTCGACAAGCTCGGCGACATCGAGAAGATGAAGACCGACGGGCGCATCGAGCAGTTCAGCAAGAAGGAGCGCATGCAGCTCGAGAAGACGCGGGACCGTCTGGAGCGCATGCTGGGCGGCATCCGGGGCATGGAGAAGACCCCGGGCCTCATCTTCGTGGTGGACACGGCGCAGAGCGAGATCGCGATCAAGGAGGCCAACAAGCTGCGGGTGCCCGTGGTGGCCATGGTGGACACGAACTGCGATCCCGATCACGTGGACTATCCCATTCCCGGCAACGACGACGCCATTCGCTCCATCAAGCTCTTCGCCCACATGGTGGCCGAGGCGGTCATCGAGGGCGGCGCCCAGTTCAAGGCCAAGGAGCGCGAGAGCAAGGCCATGGCCGAGAAGGCCAAGGCCGAGCAGGCATCCGACAAGGCGGCCGCCGAGCGGCCCCGCCGCAGCGCGGACAAGCCCGCCGCGGCGCGCCCGGCCGAGGCCCGCGAGCCGGAGGCTCCGGCGCCCGCGCCCGCCGGCGACACCGAACTGGACGCCTAG
- the tsf gene encoding translation elongation factor Ts — MAEITAKLVKDLREKTGAGMMDCKKALAVSDGDYEKAVDYLRTKGLADAKKKSGRATKEGLVFSYIHPGGKVGVLVEIACETDFVARTDNFQDFCKNVAMQVAAAAPVAVDRDGLDPALVAHERAIAEQQAKESGKPENIIQKIVDGRMDKYYGEVCLLEQAFVKDPGMTVKNLLDSTIGSLGENMAIRRFARFQLGEELS; from the coding sequence ATGGCCGAGATCACCGCCAAGCTGGTGAAGGACCTCCGGGAGAAGACCGGAGCGGGGATGATGGACTGCAAGAAGGCGCTGGCCGTCAGCGACGGTGATTACGAGAAGGCCGTCGACTACCTGCGCACGAAGGGCCTCGCCGACGCCAAGAAGAAGTCGGGCCGCGCCACCAAGGAGGGCCTCGTGTTCTCCTACATCCACCCCGGCGGCAAGGTGGGCGTGCTGGTGGAGATCGCCTGCGAGACGGACTTCGTCGCCCGCACCGACAACTTCCAGGACTTCTGCAAGAACGTGGCGATGCAGGTGGCCGCGGCCGCGCCCGTGGCCGTGGACCGCGACGGCCTCGACCCGGCGCTGGTGGCGCACGAGCGCGCGATCGCCGAGCAGCAGGCCAAGGAGTCGGGCAAGCCGGAGAACATCATCCAGAAGATTGTCGACGGTCGCATGGACAAGTACTATGGCGAGGTGTGCCTGCTGGAGCAGGCCTTCGTCAAGGACCCCGGGATGACCGTGAAGAACCTGCTGGATTCCACCATCGGCAGCCTGGGCGAGAACATGGCCATTCGTCGATTCGCCCGGTTCCAGCTGGGCGAGGAGCTGTCCTGA
- a CDS encoding UMP kinase, with the protein MPETVYQRVVLKLSGEALAGEGGIGLDFPRVRSLARDLGALTRLGTELLLVIGGGNLLRGRSARESGVPPVQADRIGMLGTVMNALALSAALDAEGVPVLALNATPLEPFAALYTPERARAALADGKVVIAAGGIGQPFFSTDTTAALRAVEVEADCLLKATTVDGVFSGDPRKDPQAVRLPRLSYDEVLERQLAVMDATAFALCREHAVPVRVFNFMEPGALERVLKGEPLGSLVSEKERQR; encoded by the coding sequence ATGCCAGAGACCGTCTACCAGCGCGTCGTCCTGAAGCTGAGCGGTGAGGCCCTCGCGGGCGAGGGCGGCATCGGACTCGACTTCCCACGGGTGCGCTCACTGGCCCGTGACCTGGGCGCGCTGACGCGGCTGGGGACGGAGCTGCTGCTCGTCATCGGCGGCGGCAACCTGCTGCGGGGCCGCTCGGCCCGCGAGAGCGGCGTGCCGCCGGTCCAGGCCGACCGCATCGGAATGCTGGGCACCGTGATGAACGCCCTCGCGCTGAGCGCCGCGCTCGACGCCGAGGGCGTCCCCGTGCTGGCCCTGAACGCCACGCCGCTGGAGCCCTTCGCGGCGCTCTACACCCCGGAGCGCGCGCGCGCGGCGCTGGCCGACGGCAAGGTGGTCATCGCGGCCGGCGGCATCGGGCAGCCCTTCTTCTCCACCGACACCACCGCCGCCCTGCGCGCGGTGGAGGTCGAGGCCGACTGCCTGCTCAAGGCGACCACCGTGGACGGCGTCTTCTCCGGCGACCCCCGCAAGGATCCGCAGGCCGTGCGACTGCCCCGCCTGAGCTACGACGAGGTCCTGGAGCGGCAGCTGGCCGTCATGGACGCCACCGCCTTCGCGCTCTGCCGCGAGCACGCGGTACCGGTGCGCGTCTTCAACTTCATGGAACCCGGGGCGCTGGAGCGCGTGCTCAAGGGCGAGCCCCTCGGCAGCCTGGTCAGCGAGAAGGAGCGCCAACGATGA
- the frr gene encoding ribosome recycling factor encodes MNDPLLTDVEDRMSKTVRSTEHEFTQIRAGRASTGLLDSIRVDYYGTPTPLNQVATLAVPEARLITISPWEKSMLAVIEKAILAANIGLTPNNDGNVLRINIPALTEERRKELVKRVKQLAEEGRVAVRNVRRSGIEQAKQEQKDQAMTEDDLKRVSDEIQKLTDRFVGEIDQSLEKKITEIMEV; translated from the coding sequence ATGAACGACCCTCTGCTCACCGACGTCGAAGACCGCATGAGCAAGACCGTCCGCAGCACCGAGCACGAGTTCACGCAGATCCGTGCGGGCCGCGCGAGCACGGGGCTGCTGGATTCCATCCGCGTGGACTACTACGGCACGCCCACGCCGCTGAATCAGGTGGCCACGCTGGCGGTGCCGGAGGCGCGGCTCATCACCATCTCCCCCTGGGAGAAGAGCATGCTGGCCGTGATCGAGAAGGCGATTCTCGCGGCCAACATCGGCCTGACGCCCAACAACGACGGCAACGTGCTGCGCATCAACATTCCCGCCCTCACGGAGGAGCGGCGCAAGGAGCTGGTCAAGCGCGTCAAGCAGCTCGCCGAGGAGGGCCGCGTGGCCGTGCGCAACGTGCGCCGCAGCGGCATCGAGCAGGCCAAGCAGGAGCAGAAGGACCAGGCGATGACGGAGGACGACCTCAAGCGCGTCTCCGACGAGATCCAGAAGCTCACGGACCGCTTCGTGGGCGAGATCGACCAGTCCCTGGAGAAGAAGATCACCGAGATCATGGAAGTCTGA
- the uppS gene encoding di-trans,poly-cis-decaprenylcistransferase has protein sequence MAETLKRQILEQGGPPTHVAVIMDGNGRWARKRLLPRTMGHREGRKAVRRTVEAAAELGVGHLTLFTFSMENWRRPGAEVKALMEFLEDVLEHEFDELDRNGIRLSSMGRLELLPPRTLATLRRAEERLAKNTGMELVLALSYGGRAEIVDAARAVAAAIARGELAAADLDEDVFARHLYLPALPPVDLLIRTSGEQRISNFCLWQLAYAEIHITPVLWPDFDAEHLYRAILDYQSRERRFGKVT, from the coding sequence ATGGCGGAGACCCTCAAGCGTCAGATCCTCGAGCAGGGCGGTCCGCCGACCCACGTGGCCGTGATCATGGACGGCAACGGCCGCTGGGCGCGCAAGCGCCTGCTTCCCCGCACCATGGGCCACCGCGAAGGCCGCAAGGCCGTGCGCCGCACGGTCGAGGCCGCCGCGGAGCTGGGCGTCGGGCACCTCACGCTCTTCACCTTCTCCATGGAGAACTGGCGCCGCCCGGGCGCCGAGGTGAAGGCGCTGATGGAGTTCCTCGAGGACGTCCTCGAGCACGAGTTCGACGAGCTCGACCGCAACGGCATCCGCCTCTCCAGCATGGGCCGGCTCGAGCTGCTGCCGCCGCGCACCCTGGCGACCCTGCGGCGCGCCGAGGAGCGACTGGCCAAGAACACGGGCATGGAGCTGGTGCTCGCGCTGAGCTACGGCGGGCGCGCGGAGATCGTCGACGCCGCCCGCGCCGTGGCCGCCGCCATCGCGCGCGGCGAGCTGGCCGCCGCCGACCTCGACGAGGACGTCTTCGCCCGCCACCTCTACCTGCCGGCCCTGCCGCCCGTTGACCTCCTGATCCGCACCAGCGGCGAGCAGCGCATCAGCAACTTCTGCCTCTGGCAGCTGGCCTACGCCGAGATCCACATCACGCCGGTGCTGTGGCCCGACTTCGACGCGGAGCACCTCTACCGCGCCATCCTCGACTACCAGAGCCGGGAGCGCCGCTTTGGCAAAGTCACCTGA
- a CDS encoding phosphatidate cytidylyltransferase — protein MAKSPEGGLRLPALGRRLLAAAVLVPLVVWIVLQGGWLFLGFNALWMLRLAWEFGAMRKARGRRHGGALFGAMVLALLAAFRWSGLSMGLALYVLMALALFGFEALRGRIEGATDRAGEKLLILFYLGLLPSHWALLRELPLEAGLPYIAGGHWFLFAAGVTWLGDTFAYFVGSVWGRHSLRSPVSPRKSVEGVLGGLGGAVLSAWVLAPYWARFLSPWQIVVVGLLLSAAGQLGDLFESLLKRDSAIKDSGSILPGHGGFLDRVDSMLFSIPVFYYLLHWAIL, from the coding sequence TTGGCAAAGTCACCTGAGGGCGGGCTCCGGCTGCCCGCCCTGGGCCGTCGCCTGCTGGCGGCGGCCGTGCTGGTGCCGCTGGTGGTGTGGATCGTCCTCCAGGGCGGCTGGCTCTTCCTCGGCTTCAACGCGCTGTGGATGCTCCGTCTCGCCTGGGAGTTCGGCGCCATGCGCAAGGCGCGTGGCCGCCGCCACGGCGGCGCGCTCTTCGGCGCGATGGTGCTCGCCCTGCTGGCCGCCTTCCGCTGGAGCGGCCTGTCCATGGGGCTCGCGCTCTACGTGCTCATGGCCCTGGCGCTCTTCGGCTTCGAGGCGCTGCGCGGGCGCATCGAGGGCGCCACCGACCGCGCGGGGGAGAAGCTGCTCATCCTCTTCTACCTCGGTCTGCTGCCCAGCCACTGGGCGCTGCTGCGCGAACTGCCGCTCGAGGCGGGGCTGCCCTACATCGCCGGCGGGCACTGGTTCCTCTTCGCGGCCGGCGTCACCTGGCTGGGGGACACCTTCGCCTACTTCGTGGGCAGCGTCTGGGGCCGCCACTCGCTCCGCTCGCCGGTGAGCCCGCGCAAGTCGGTGGAGGGCGTGCTGGGTGGCCTCGGCGGCGCGGTGCTGAGCGCGTGGGTGCTGGCGCCCTACTGGGCGCGCTTCCTCTCGCCCTGGCAGATCGTGGTGGTGGGGCTCCTGCTCTCCGCGGCGGGGCAGCTCGGAGATCTCTTCGAGTCCTTGCTCAAGCGCGACAGCGCGATCAAGGACAGCGGGAGCATCCTGCCCGGCCACGGCGGCTTCCTGGACCGCGTGGACAGCATGCTCTTCTCCATCCCCGTCTTCTACTACCTCCTCCACTGGGCTATCCTCTGA
- a CDS encoding 1-deoxy-D-xylulose-5-phosphate reductoisomerase — MKRVALYGASGSIGGSTLTVLRDRPGDFALVALSVHTGTAALADWIAEFAPARVMITDPHARERWRGAHPALAARCLLPAGAPPDALLADDVDVALNGVLGFAGLAVTLAVLERGLDLALANKESLVCGGAPLARARAASAGRLLPVDSEHSAVFQLLEGRSLEQVRRVWLTASGGPFRTLDLAALDSVTPAQALDHPTWSMGPKITVDSATLMNKGFEVIEAAQLFGIEAARIGVLVHPSSTAHALVELADRSLLCQLAAPDMKQPILLALSHPARPAADYGRLDLERPLRLDFEPVDSRRFPAVGLALSALAAGGTAPLALNAADEVAVAAFLEGRLPFTGIVAVAEDVLAAGGWEPAADFAALVEADARARRLAGELARAKERTP; from the coding sequence ATGAAGCGCGTTGCTCTCTACGGCGCCTCCGGCAGCATCGGGGGCAGCACCCTCACGGTGCTTCGCGACCGCCCCGGCGACTTCGCCCTGGTGGCGCTCAGCGTGCACACGGGCACGGCCGCGCTGGCCGACTGGATCGCCGAGTTCGCGCCCGCGCGGGTGATGATCACCGACCCCCACGCCCGCGAGCGCTGGCGCGGCGCGCATCCCGCGCTGGCCGCGCGCTGCCTCCTGCCCGCGGGGGCGCCGCCCGACGCGCTGCTGGCTGACGACGTGGACGTCGCCCTCAACGGCGTGCTCGGCTTCGCGGGACTCGCCGTCACCCTGGCCGTGCTGGAGCGCGGGCTGGACCTGGCCCTGGCCAACAAGGAGTCGCTGGTCTGCGGCGGCGCGCCCCTGGCGCGCGCCCGGGCGGCGAGCGCCGGCCGCCTGCTGCCGGTGGACAGCGAGCACAGCGCGGTCTTCCAGCTGCTGGAGGGGCGCTCGCTCGAACAGGTGCGACGGGTCTGGCTCACCGCCTCGGGCGGCCCCTTCCGCACCCTGGACCTCGCCGCGCTGGACAGCGTGACGCCCGCGCAGGCGCTGGACCATCCCACCTGGTCCATGGGCCCCAAGATCACCGTGGACTCGGCGACGCTCATGAACAAGGGCTTCGAGGTGATCGAGGCCGCGCAGCTCTTCGGGATCGAGGCGGCGCGGATCGGCGTGCTGGTCCATCCCAGCTCGACGGCTCACGCGCTGGTGGAGCTCGCCGACCGCTCGCTGCTCTGCCAGCTGGCGGCGCCGGACATGAAGCAGCCCATCCTGCTCGCGCTCAGCCATCCCGCGCGGCCCGCGGCCGACTACGGGCGTCTGGATCTGGAGCGCCCCTTGCGACTGGACTTCGAACCCGTGGACTCCCGGCGATTCCCCGCGGTGGGACTCGCGCTGTCCGCCCTCGCCGCCGGCGGGACGGCCCCGCTGGCCCTCAACGCCGCCGACGAGGTGGCCGTGGCCGCCTTCCTCGAGGGTCGGCTGCCCTTCACCGGCATCGTGGCCGTGGCCGAGGACGTCCTCGCGGCCGGCGGCTGGGAACCGGCCGCGGACTTCGCGGCTTTAGTCGAGGCGGACGCCCGCGCCCGGCGCCTGGCGGGGGAGCTGGCTCGCGCCAAGGAAAGGACCCCATGA
- the rseP gene encoding RIP metalloprotease RseP — protein MITVLLAFVFTLGVVILVHELGHFLAARSVGIHVHRFSIGLGPVLLRWRGLGTEWALSLLPFGGYVKMAGMLESVGEGETPPEEADLPADVLYRNKPIIARLWAIVAGPLANLVLAVVLMTGVFYVQGFPIVPDVYLDTPPAGTPAALAGVERGDEVTAVNGAPVANWNEFATTLGDGGEGSYRLTVRRDGQPVELDLTLTSTDGQFDPTGLGALYDNRVGRVLKDGPADRLGLTQGDRIVELDGKPVRFFDEIASTVNASAGKPLEIAWEHEGQRMTGSITPEKAQVPDPADEDKVIEAGRIYFEPYSEGTERIGLAEAVKVGTLQVVFTGRKTLEWVGKQVTFRGSKDAVGGPVLIAKVAGEMARWGWDRLLTFVAFFSTQLCLLNLLPVPVLDGGHVVFLLLEAVGLPLREQLRMRLTMAGMVLLMGLMFLILLLDIGRVLP, from the coding sequence ATGATCACAGTGCTCCTCGCCTTCGTCTTCACCCTGGGCGTGGTGATTCTCGTCCACGAGCTCGGGCACTTCCTGGCCGCGCGTTCGGTGGGGATCCACGTGCACCGCTTCTCGATCGGTCTCGGTCCGGTGCTGCTGCGCTGGCGCGGGCTGGGCACCGAGTGGGCGCTGTCGCTCTTGCCCTTCGGCGGCTACGTCAAGATGGCCGGCATGCTGGAGTCGGTGGGCGAGGGCGAGACGCCGCCCGAGGAGGCGGACCTGCCCGCCGACGTCCTCTATCGCAACAAGCCCATCATCGCGCGGCTCTGGGCGATCGTCGCGGGGCCGCTGGCGAACCTGGTGCTGGCCGTGGTGCTCATGACCGGCGTGTTCTACGTGCAGGGCTTTCCCATCGTGCCGGACGTCTACCTGGACACGCCGCCCGCGGGCACGCCCGCGGCGCTGGCGGGCGTGGAGCGCGGCGACGAGGTCACGGCCGTGAACGGCGCGCCGGTGGCCAACTGGAACGAGTTCGCCACGACCCTGGGCGACGGCGGCGAAGGCAGCTATCGCCTCACGGTGCGTCGCGACGGCCAGCCCGTGGAGCTGGACCTCACGCTCACCAGCACTGACGGCCAGTTCGATCCCACGGGGCTCGGGGCGCTCTACGACAACCGCGTGGGCCGCGTGCTCAAGGACGGCCCCGCCGACCGCCTGGGGCTCACGCAGGGCGACCGCATCGTGGAGCTCGACGGCAAGCCCGTCCGCTTCTTCGACGAGATCGCCAGCACCGTGAACGCCAGCGCGGGCAAGCCGCTGGAGATCGCCTGGGAGCACGAGGGCCAGCGGATGACCGGCAGCATCACGCCGGAGAAGGCGCAGGTGCCCGACCCGGCGGACGAGGACAAGGTGATCGAGGCCGGGCGCATCTACTTCGAGCCCTACAGCGAGGGCACCGAGCGGATCGGCCTGGCGGAGGCCGTGAAGGTGGGGACGCTGCAGGTCGTCTTCACCGGGCGCAAGACGCTGGAGTGGGTGGGCAAGCAGGTCACCTTCCGCGGCAGCAAGGACGCCGTGGGCGGGCCCGTGCTCATCGCCAAGGTGGCCGGCGAGATGGCCCGCTGGGGCTGGGATCGCCTGCTCACCTTCGTCGCCTTCTTCAGCACGCAGCTCTGCCTGCTCAACCTGCTGCCCGTGCCCGTGCTCGACGGCGGCCACGTGGTCTTCCTGCTGCTGGAAGCGGTGGGATTGCCCCTGCGCGAACAGCTGAGGATGCGCCTCACCATGGCGGGCATGGTCCTGCTGATGGGGCTGATGTTCCTGATCCTGCTGCTGGACATCGGGCGCGTGCTGCCCTAG